CTCGCGCCGGCTCCGGGGCTCGAGCGCGCGGCGGGACCAGCCGATGGCCTCGGCCCCCGCGACATAGGCTTCCTTCAGCCCGCGCGACGACCAGGGCTTGCCGGAGTGTGGGTCGGAGTCGGCGTGGTTGAGCAGGCGCAGCTGGAGCGGATCGATCCGGGCCTGGGCCGCGAGCTCATCCATCGCCGACTCGATGGCGAAGCTGCCCGGGGCCTCGCCCGGGGCGCGCATCCAGCCGGGCACGGGGATGTCGAGCATGACGATGGAGTTCTCGGCCCGGTAGTTCGCCACGGCGTAGGTGGCCTCGGACGCGCGCGAGCCCTGCTCGGCGTAATGGGAGTCCCGGTCCGACTCGTTCGTCGTCTCGTGGATGAGGGCCGAGAGCCTGCCCGTGGCCTCCGCGCCCAGGCGCAGCCGCTGGCGGGTGGCGGGCCGGTTGCCCACCGAATGGAACACCTGGGAGCGGGCGAGGACGAGCTTCACCGGCCGGCGCACCACGCGCGCCGCCATGGCCGCGATCCCCACATGCGGGTAGAGGCTGAGCCGGCTGCCGAAGCCGCCGCCCACGAAGGCGGAGAGCACCCGGACATGCTCACGCTTCAAGTCGAACCAGACGGCGAGCACGTCCTGCGCCCCATCCACCCACTGGGAGCCCTCGCGCACCGTGAGGTGCTCCGCGTCGTCCCACCAGGCGAGCGTCGCGTGGGGCTCCATGGCGACGTGGAACTCGCGGGGCGTGGTGTAGACGGCGTCGAGGGTGAGCGGCGCGGAGGCGAGCGCGGCGTCGGGATCGCCTCGATGCGAGTCCCCGCTCAACGCCTTGGAGAGGAGCCCCAGACAGGCGACGCGCCGGGCCTCCCCAGCGCCGAGCGTGGCGGCGGGAGGTGTCTCGCGGTAGGTCACCCGCACCCGAGAGGCCGCGTGGCGGGCGGCCTCGAGACTCTCGGCGATGACGGCGGCGACGTGCTGGCCCCGGTAGCGCACCTGCTCGTCTTGAAGTGGCGGGCGCCGGCTGCCGGCGGCGCCCAGGGGAAAGACGGCGGCCTTGTCCAGACGTGGCGCGTTCAGGTGGGTGAGCACGGTGAGGACGCCGGGCATCGAGCGCGCCTCGGTGGTGTCGAGGGTGACGATGGTGCCGTGGGCGATCGTCGCGCCCACCAGCACGGCATGGGCGAGGTTCTGGGGCACGGCATCCGCGGTGTAGTCGGCGCGGCCCGTCACCTTGGCGACGCCCTCGATGCGCGTCGTCGGGGGTCCATCGCGCGGAGGCGCCACGGGCGGGGTCTTCATGAGGTCTCCAGGAGGTGTACAGCGCCGGAGGACTCTAGCTCACTCGGGAAGGGTGAAGCGGTAGGCGACCTCCAGGTCACCCCGGCCGAAGCCCTTGAGCACCTCGTGCGGAATCTCCTTGCCGCTCAGGTAGGTGAGCCCGCCGGACGCGAAGCCCATCACCGACAGCTCGAAGTAGGTGTGCGGCCGGGGCACGCCG
Above is a window of Cystobacter fuscus DNA encoding:
- a CDS encoding xanthine dehydrogenase family protein molybdopterin-binding subunit, translated to MKTPPVAPPRDGPPTTRIEGVAKVTGRADYTADAVPQNLAHAVLVGATIAHGTIVTLDTTEARSMPGVLTVLTHLNAPRLDKAAVFPLGAAGSRRPPLQDEQVRYRGQHVAAVIAESLEAARHAASRVRVTYRETPPAATLGAGEARRVACLGLLSKALSGDSHRGDPDAALASAPLTLDAVYTTPREFHVAMEPHATLAWWDDAEHLTVREGSQWVDGAQDVLAVWFDLKREHVRVLSAFVGGGFGSRLSLYPHVGIAAMAARVVRRPVKLVLARSQVFHSVGNRPATRQRLRLGAEATGRLSALIHETTNESDRDSHYAEQGSRASEATYAVANYRAENSIVMLDIPVPGWMRAPGEAPGSFAIESAMDELAAQARIDPLQLRLLNHADSDPHSGKPWSSRGLKEAYVAGAEAIGWSRRALEPRSRREGHEWVGLGMATAAYPTRHAPSEARVGISRDGGVYVESRGVDIGQGTYTALALIAAEVLGVPPSRIDVRLGDTRHPRSAFAGGSMLSSSLGLAVHGAASTLRDRLFELARRQPASPLHGRSWEELSIREGRVVLGADPAVGVDFAALVSGSGQEQLDATHRTHPTLISRLSGPKAFTTMAAVRTQAAGDSSCYSWGAQFVEVAVDEELGTVRVRRMVGAFDCGRILNPQAARSQLLGGMTMGLGMALTEAGHVDPRTALVVNGDLGEYLVPVQADVPEIEILFVGEPDPTTAPLGIKSVGEIGITGVAAAIANAVYNATGRRLRDLPLDLRV